One genomic segment of Rhizobium sp. BT03 includes these proteins:
- a CDS encoding GntR family transcriptional regulator gives MAGEFQPGQPMRLEELASVFGTSHMPIREALNRLVVAGALEQAPRRSVRIPRLTDKQIHDLLAVRLVNEGQAVEWAANHCTSADIAKLATLNSKLDELERSKEFDARAYLKINQSFHFTLYALSQNEILLKTIEILWLQSGPLLHLLTAGKTLQHGHKHHSEVVACLAAGDGEGASGALKSDIREAYATMLATLEKGWPERT, from the coding sequence ATGGCGGGAGAGTTTCAGCCAGGGCAGCCAATGAGGCTTGAGGAACTTGCTAGCGTGTTTGGGACAAGTCATATGCCCATACGCGAAGCTCTGAACCGTCTTGTCGTAGCGGGTGCCCTTGAGCAGGCTCCCCGTCGCTCCGTTCGCATACCCAGACTAACTGATAAGCAGATCCACGATCTTTTGGCGGTCCGTTTGGTCAATGAAGGTCAGGCAGTCGAGTGGGCAGCAAACCATTGTACGTCGGCCGACATTGCGAAACTGGCGACCCTTAACTCAAAGTTGGACGAGCTTGAGCGCTCTAAGGAGTTCGACGCACGCGCGTATCTAAAGATTAATCAGTCGTTTCACTTTACACTTTACGCTCTTTCACAGAACGAGATCCTCCTGAAAACCATTGAAATTCTTTGGCTTCAAAGCGGCCCGCTGCTTCACTTGCTGACGGCCGGGAAGACGTTGCAGCACGGACACAAGCACCATTCCGAAGTTGTCGCATGTCTTGCTGCAGGGGATGGAGAAGGTGCTAGCGGAGCGCTCAAAAGTGACATCCGAGAGGCGTATGCCACGATGTTGGCGACGCTTGAAAAAGGGTGGCCCGAACGCACCTGA
- a CDS encoding 3-keto-5-aminohexanoate cleavage protein, giving the protein MNNDVFITCAVTGAGDNFKKNPNVPIAPEAIARDVLAVADAGAAIAHIHVRDPETGVGSRRTDLYKAVIELVREKNNDIIINTTAGMGGDLTFGADDPYAFVAKESDLVSQKERLVHVEALRPDICTLDCGSYNVGSGNLVYISTSEQIRQGAEMIRAFGVKPELEVFDLGHMQLAMDLLEKGYFDGSAMVQFCLGVNYGAPATTTSMKAFVDMAQGKDVVWSAFGVGRMQLPMVAQAVILGGNVRVGLEDNIWLKKGELATNVALVDRAKTIIEAMGAKVMSSSAARDRLGLKAGA; this is encoded by the coding sequence ATGAATAATGACGTCTTCATCACATGTGCCGTCACGGGCGCGGGGGATAATTTCAAGAAGAACCCCAACGTGCCAATAGCGCCGGAGGCGATCGCGAGAGACGTGCTTGCAGTGGCAGATGCTGGTGCAGCAATTGCGCACATACATGTCCGCGACCCCGAGACCGGTGTTGGCAGCCGGCGTACCGATCTCTACAAGGCCGTCATTGAACTTGTTCGCGAAAAGAACAACGACATCATCATCAACACCACCGCGGGCATGGGAGGCGATCTGACGTTCGGCGCAGACGACCCCTATGCGTTCGTAGCCAAAGAAAGCGATCTCGTTTCCCAGAAGGAGCGATTGGTGCATGTCGAGGCCCTGAGGCCCGACATCTGCACGCTGGATTGCGGGAGCTACAACGTAGGATCCGGCAACCTCGTTTACATCAGCACCTCCGAACAGATCCGCCAAGGCGCGGAGATGATTAGGGCCTTCGGCGTCAAGCCTGAACTGGAAGTGTTCGATCTCGGTCACATGCAGCTTGCGATGGACCTTCTCGAGAAGGGCTATTTCGATGGCAGCGCGATGGTTCAGTTCTGCCTGGGTGTTAACTACGGTGCGCCTGCCACGACAACATCAATGAAGGCTTTCGTCGACATGGCGCAGGGCAAGGATGTCGTATGGTCTGCTTTTGGTGTTGGGCGAATGCAGTTGCCTATGGTCGCCCAGGCTGTGATCCTCGGCGGTAACGTCCGCGTCGGCCTTGAAGACAATATCTGGCTGAAAAAGGGTGAACTTGCGACCAACGTGGCTCTTGTCGACCGAGCCAAAACGATCATTGAAGCGATGGGCGCAAAGGTTATGAGCTCCAGTGCTGCCCGCGACCGGCTTGGCCTTAAGGCAGGTGCGTAA
- a CDS encoding MurR/RpiR family transcriptional regulator, which yields MSLAEFGAKMSREFEQLSPQNQKGAAYMMRFPEDVALLSMRDVAKKAGVPASTLVRLAQALGHSSYVDIKKQFAESLKEGRLSSFSARARELQVRNDTSRADSHYPTIVHEHEAILGEILCRNGLDRIDSFARQLLAVEKLFMFGVRSAFAPMYQYFYLYQMFRQNGILVNDPGGAQSDLLGKLRAADGLLLVSFNPYARASVHAARLAQELGASVYLISDSLVSPVAAHATAILTVPTSISSFFPSLVGVNALLEVVVARQVVFCGSTAIEELSSTEKRLLKLGAYWNEREEK from the coding sequence ATGAGCCTCGCAGAATTCGGTGCCAAAATGAGCCGGGAGTTTGAGCAGCTATCGCCTCAAAATCAAAAGGGCGCTGCATACATGATGCGCTTCCCTGAGGACGTCGCGCTGTTGTCGATGCGGGACGTTGCTAAGAAAGCTGGCGTACCTGCCTCAACGCTAGTCAGGCTGGCGCAAGCACTTGGGCATTCAAGCTACGTCGACATCAAGAAGCAGTTTGCAGAGTCCTTGAAAGAGGGGCGTCTGTCCTCGTTCTCGGCCCGCGCTCGAGAGCTGCAAGTCCGAAACGATACGTCTCGCGCTGACAGTCACTATCCGACGATCGTCCATGAACATGAAGCGATACTGGGGGAAATACTCTGCCGAAACGGGCTGGACCGAATTGACTCCTTTGCTCGCCAGCTTTTGGCGGTCGAGAAGCTGTTCATGTTCGGAGTCCGCAGCGCGTTTGCGCCTATGTACCAGTATTTTTATCTGTACCAGATGTTCCGTCAGAACGGCATCCTGGTGAACGACCCTGGTGGCGCTCAAAGCGATTTACTTGGAAAACTTCGAGCAGCAGATGGTTTGCTGCTGGTGAGTTTCAATCCATACGCGCGGGCATCCGTCCATGCAGCACGATTGGCGCAAGAGCTGGGGGCATCGGTATACTTGATCAGCGATAGCCTTGTTTCTCCAGTGGCGGCCCATGCCACCGCCATTCTCACCGTGCCAACATCTATTTCTTCCTTCTTTCCCTCACTCGTCGGTGTGAACGCGCTTCTGGAAGTCGTAGTGGCAAGACAGGTCGTTTTCTGTGGTTCGACGGCGATCGAAGAATTGTCTTCAACTGAGAAGAGGCTGCTCAAACTAGGCGCCTATTGGAATGAAAGGGAAGAGAAGTGA
- a CDS encoding ABC transporter permease, whose amino-acid sequence MTLSSPKLETVTATPSRLNSLARLARRHPLVFIGGGLLLLLIVLALAAPLYAGNPVEMDPFKRLQPPSAELWFGSDNLGRDVFARTIFGARISLVVGLTAAGCAALCGLLIGIVAGYNRPFDNIMMRVMDGLMSIPTILLAIALISLTGPGLGILIVAIAIPETPAVARLVRSVVLSVRERPYVEAALCGGARLPKVLWRHILPSTIPSLMVQSATVCASAILTEAGLSFLGVGVPPEIPSWGNMISSSRLYLAIAPLTIFAPGICLAITVLAVNLLGDGLRDMFDPRAKRRR is encoded by the coding sequence ATGACGTTGTCTTCTCCCAAGCTTGAGACTGTGACGGCCACTCCATCAAGGCTCAATAGTCTGGCCCGTCTCGCAAGACGGCATCCCCTGGTCTTCATTGGGGGTGGCCTCCTGCTGCTCCTGATTGTTCTGGCGTTGGCAGCGCCGCTTTACGCGGGCAATCCAGTGGAAATGGATCCCTTTAAGCGGCTTCAACCGCCTTCAGCAGAATTGTGGTTTGGCAGCGACAATCTTGGCCGCGACGTGTTTGCCCGAACGATTTTCGGCGCTCGTATTTCTCTTGTGGTCGGACTGACGGCGGCTGGATGCGCGGCTTTGTGTGGTCTTCTGATTGGCATAGTCGCCGGATACAACCGCCCGTTCGATAACATCATGATGCGCGTTATGGACGGCCTGATGTCGATCCCGACGATCTTGCTGGCCATTGCCCTCATCTCTCTTACCGGTCCTGGCCTCGGAATTCTCATTGTTGCTATAGCGATCCCCGAGACGCCAGCCGTCGCGCGCCTGGTTCGCTCAGTGGTCCTCAGCGTTCGCGAGCGTCCATATGTTGAGGCCGCTCTCTGTGGAGGCGCGCGATTACCCAAGGTGCTGTGGCGACATATTCTCCCGAGCACAATTCCCTCGCTTATGGTGCAAAGCGCCACGGTATGCGCCAGCGCTATTTTGACCGAAGCCGGGCTGAGCTTCCTGGGCGTCGGCGTGCCTCCCGAAATCCCCAGCTGGGGCAACATGATTTCAAGTTCTCGACTTTATCTCGCGATTGCCCCACTGACCATCTTCGCCCCTGGGATCTGTCTCGCGATCACGGTCCTTGCCGTAAATCTCCTCGGCGATGGCCTGCGCGACATGTTCGATCCGCGCGCGAAACGGAGGCGCTGA
- a CDS encoding M81 family metallopeptidase, with product MSVGTANHQPVATGKKMKLGVFQLVHEANSFALNKCDQKIFAEGQWARGHDAAKIEQNSDTELGAVFSFLETHTEWQVTFFRLASASPCGDVTNACFSAVRDELVADIKADTWDALYLCLHGAATVEGGRSAELEVLRAIRTILPDVPIGVSFDMHANLDPELAHLATIAAGYKTHPHIDIKQVAAKVLRLLLSTVRGDIRPTGAIVKLPLLLPSANMRTTDGPMREVVSYAALVEQQQGALDVTVYGGFPYGDCTMSGACCMVYTDNDPALAHRVARDVAGKLWSLKEQFFVPLPSTKEALQSIANTTRYPIAIADNADNPDSGGIADTPSQLRAILDADLAIPTAFCFLLDPELVERCHKAGIGARFRARLGGRLTPEYGPPVECEVEVVRLIEDCSFNNEGPQCTGARRSYGPTAVVKSGNVEIVLATVRHAVTDPGFYRVNGIDFSKIKLLAVKAKNHFRAAFSSVFADIIAVDEPGPAAYGFTNLKFTHVPDEFYPMNPTATFWAGNDPEEEVLLEQEKTST from the coding sequence ATGAGCGTTGGAACTGCCAACCACCAGCCGGTGGCCACCGGTAAAAAAATGAAGCTGGGTGTCTTCCAGTTGGTGCACGAGGCAAACTCGTTTGCGCTAAACAAATGTGACCAAAAGATATTCGCCGAGGGCCAGTGGGCGAGAGGTCACGACGCAGCCAAGATCGAGCAGAATTCTGACACCGAGTTGGGCGCCGTTTTCAGCTTTCTTGAAACTCACACCGAATGGCAAGTCACATTTTTCCGTCTTGCTTCAGCTTCCCCTTGCGGTGATGTAACGAATGCTTGCTTCTCGGCAGTCCGCGACGAACTTGTTGCCGACATTAAAGCTGACACTTGGGATGCCCTATACCTTTGCCTCCACGGCGCCGCTACGGTCGAGGGTGGTCGCTCGGCGGAATTGGAAGTGCTTCGTGCCATCAGAACGATCCTTCCCGATGTGCCGATAGGAGTTTCGTTCGACATGCATGCAAATCTCGACCCCGAGCTTGCCCACCTCGCGACGATTGCGGCGGGGTACAAGACCCATCCGCACATCGACATTAAACAGGTCGCCGCGAAGGTGCTGAGACTCTTGTTAAGCACCGTACGCGGCGACATTCGTCCGACGGGCGCCATTGTCAAGCTGCCGCTCCTTCTGCCGAGTGCAAACATGCGAACCACCGACGGTCCGATGCGGGAAGTGGTATCCTATGCTGCTCTCGTCGAGCAGCAGCAAGGCGCTCTGGATGTTACAGTCTATGGCGGATTTCCCTACGGCGATTGCACTATGTCGGGCGCCTGCTGCATGGTGTACACGGACAACGACCCTGCTCTTGCCCATCGGGTAGCGCGCGATGTTGCCGGGAAACTGTGGTCCCTTAAAGAGCAGTTCTTCGTTCCTCTCCCGTCGACCAAGGAAGCGTTGCAAAGCATTGCAAATACAACTCGTTACCCGATCGCCATCGCCGACAATGCAGACAATCCGGACTCAGGCGGCATCGCGGATACCCCTTCGCAACTGCGAGCAATACTTGATGCGGACCTTGCGATCCCAACGGCGTTTTGCTTTCTGTTGGATCCGGAACTCGTCGAGCGATGCCATAAGGCCGGTATCGGAGCTCGGTTTCGGGCGAGGCTAGGTGGCCGACTAACTCCGGAATATGGTCCTCCAGTTGAGTGTGAAGTCGAAGTCGTTCGGCTTATCGAAGATTGCTCGTTCAACAATGAGGGACCGCAATGCACCGGCGCAAGGAGGTCCTATGGCCCAACGGCAGTTGTGAAGAGCGGAAACGTAGAGATCGTGCTGGCAACAGTTCGCCATGCAGTTACTGATCCTGGCTTCTATCGGGTGAATGGGATCGACTTCTCGAAGATCAAACTGCTTGCGGTCAAAGCGAAGAACCATTTCCGGGCGGCATTCTCTAGCGTCTTTGCCGATATTATTGCGGTCGACGAACCGGGACCGGCCGCATATGGCTTCACGAATCTAAAGTTTACTCACGTACCCGACGAGTTCTATCCGATGAACCCAACGGCGACTTTTTGGGCGGGGAACGACCCTGAGGAGGAAGTCTTGCTGGAGCAGGAGAAAACTTCAACGTAA
- a CDS encoding aspartate aminotransferase family protein produces the protein MTYVLHRTLGEAPIVASTASGGTIEDAAGNVYLDACGGAAVSLFGHANRRLIEAAIRQLQSLDYVHTSFFTNKAYEQLAQKLTEASKGAFSHALCLSGGSEAVEVALKIARQYFVEKGEVRRSRFITRRQSYHGNTIGALSVGYNVKRRHDFRPLLFDVSAISECNFYRHGLAGESEEEYAMRAARELDAELSAQPAGTVIGFIAETIGGATAGALTPPKGYLQEIAKICDKHGVLLILDEIMCGMGRSGKLFAFEWEGVRPDIATCGKALGGGVQPISAVLVGDKIVGAIKAGSGALKGGHTFMGHPVGCAVALEALAILTQDGFLEDVVAKGRALEALLKQAFASHPHVGDIRGRGLFWAIELVRNRATKEPFPANSGLNELIKRSAFTRGLLIYPGGGTVDGTLGDHVLLAPSATADTTELHEIVERLRLAVDAGVKTASARVDSWAADKGKRVI, from the coding sequence GTGACCTACGTACTTCATCGCACCTTGGGCGAAGCGCCCATCGTAGCCTCAACAGCAAGCGGCGGGACAATCGAGGACGCTGCCGGCAACGTCTACTTGGATGCCTGTGGGGGCGCTGCCGTGAGCCTTTTTGGACATGCGAACCGACGGCTTATTGAGGCTGCGATCCGTCAGTTGCAGTCTCTCGATTACGTCCACACCAGTTTCTTCACCAATAAAGCATACGAGCAGCTCGCCCAAAAGCTGACAGAAGCATCCAAGGGTGCCTTCTCGCACGCATTGTGTTTAAGCGGTGGCTCAGAAGCGGTCGAGGTAGCGCTGAAAATCGCGCGACAGTACTTCGTCGAGAAGGGCGAAGTGCGACGAAGCCGCTTCATTACCCGGCGGCAAAGCTACCATGGCAATACGATCGGAGCCTTGTCGGTTGGGTATAATGTTAAACGCCGTCACGATTTTCGGCCGCTGTTGTTTGACGTATCCGCCATCTCGGAATGCAACTTCTACCGACACGGTTTGGCGGGCGAAAGTGAAGAAGAATACGCCATGCGGGCAGCCCGGGAGCTCGACGCTGAATTGTCAGCGCAGCCAGCTGGAACCGTAATCGGGTTTATTGCCGAAACGATCGGAGGCGCGACCGCGGGTGCGCTCACTCCCCCAAAAGGCTATCTCCAGGAGATCGCGAAGATTTGCGACAAGCATGGAGTTCTTCTGATCCTGGACGAAATAATGTGCGGGATGGGACGCAGCGGAAAGCTGTTCGCTTTTGAGTGGGAAGGCGTTCGTCCTGATATAGCTACCTGCGGCAAGGCTCTCGGTGGCGGCGTACAACCGATTAGTGCGGTACTGGTCGGCGACAAGATCGTGGGTGCCATTAAGGCCGGGTCGGGCGCACTAAAGGGTGGCCACACCTTTATGGGTCATCCAGTAGGATGCGCAGTCGCCCTTGAGGCGCTGGCGATTCTCACGCAGGACGGATTCCTAGAAGACGTTGTCGCCAAGGGACGAGCACTTGAGGCCCTATTGAAGCAGGCTTTTGCCAGCCATCCGCATGTGGGCGACATCCGAGGACGCGGACTGTTCTGGGCAATCGAACTTGTTAGGAACCGCGCCACCAAAGAACCATTCCCTGCCAACTCGGGGTTGAATGAGCTCATTAAACGCAGTGCATTCACCCGAGGGCTCCTGATCTATCCCGGCGGCGGAACGGTTGATGGAACGCTTGGCGACCATGTCCTTCTCGCTCCGTCGGCTACGGCGGACACCACGGAACTGCACGAGATCGTCGAACGGCTGAGGTTAGCGGTAGACGCCGGCGTGAAGACGGCAAGTGCCCGGGTCGATTCATGGGCTGCAGACAAAGGGAAGAGGGTTATCTAA
- a CDS encoding ABC transporter permease — translation MVYYILRRMVSAIAVMAMVGAFIFLLLRLASGDPAAILAGPMATDEMIAGIRDRLGFNEPLPIQFVQWATSILSGDFGTSIFSGRPAIELLSMRLEPTLSLSMLTMILSVVLGISLGMLAAWRPNGFIDRFLTAFSAIGYSVPVFVFGYVLIYVFAIRTNWLPVQGYAPIDSGLWPWFSHLILPTLALGLAYIAFIARVTRASMLEVLSEDYMRTAAAKGASSYAMLFHHALKNAGVPILTVIGLSFAYLIGGVVLTETVFNIPGVGRLVVDAINNRDYPIIQSVLILTSGLYVVINLAVDLAYTLIDPRIRY, via the coding sequence ATGGTCTACTACATCCTTCGAAGGATGGTTTCGGCCATCGCCGTCATGGCGATGGTCGGGGCGTTCATCTTCCTTCTTCTTAGGCTGGCGTCGGGGGATCCGGCAGCGATCCTTGCTGGGCCCATGGCCACAGACGAAATGATCGCTGGTATCCGCGATCGCCTCGGCTTTAACGAGCCGCTGCCGATCCAGTTTGTACAGTGGGCAACCAGTATCCTTAGCGGCGATTTCGGGACCTCAATCTTCTCGGGGCGCCCCGCTATCGAGCTTCTTTCGATGCGGTTGGAGCCGACGCTCTCGCTGTCGATGCTGACTATGATCCTTTCAGTTGTGCTCGGGATCTCGTTGGGCATGCTTGCCGCATGGCGACCTAACGGTTTCATCGATCGCTTCCTTACCGCTTTCTCAGCGATCGGGTACTCGGTTCCGGTCTTCGTGTTTGGTTACGTTCTCATTTACGTGTTCGCAATTCGAACAAACTGGCTCCCAGTGCAAGGTTACGCGCCGATCGACAGCGGCCTGTGGCCTTGGTTTTCGCACCTCATTCTTCCGACACTGGCGTTGGGGCTTGCATATATTGCGTTCATTGCCCGAGTGACCCGAGCAAGCATGCTTGAGGTCCTGTCGGAAGACTACATGCGGACGGCGGCCGCCAAAGGCGCTTCGTCCTATGCCATGCTTTTTCACCACGCCCTAAAGAATGCAGGCGTTCCGATCCTGACAGTCATCGGTTTGAGCTTCGCCTATCTTATTGGTGGGGTCGTCCTCACCGAAACGGTGTTCAATATACCCGGCGTCGGTCGGCTCGTGGTCGACGCGATCAACAATCGCGACTATCCAATCATCCAGAGCGTCCTGATCCTGACTTCAGGATTGTACGTCGTCATCAATCTCGCGGTCGACCTTGCCTACACCCTTATCGACCCCCGGATCCGGTACTGA
- a CDS encoding transcriptional repressor TraM, with amino-acid sequence MDSEDAALIEKLELRPVFGLTQGLPTADLETLTIDAIRQHRLLVDKADELYQALPEDYQDGRATGGAQHLKYIEASIEMHAQMAALNTLLTILGYIPKVTVN; translated from the coding sequence ATGGATTCGGAAGATGCTGCGTTGATAGAAAAGCTCGAACTTCGACCGGTGTTCGGGTTGACGCAAGGGTTGCCCACGGCTGATCTAGAAACCCTAACCATCGACGCCATCCGGCAACACAGGCTCTTGGTCGACAAGGCTGATGAGCTCTACCAGGCACTTCCGGAAGACTACCAGGACGGTAGAGCGACTGGCGGAGCGCAGCATCTCAAATACATCGAGGCCAGCATCGAGATGCACGCGCAAATGGCCGCGTTAAACACGCTTCTCACCATTCTCGGTTATATCCCGAAAGTGACGGTGAACTGA
- the traR gene encoding transcriptional regulator TraR has product MQHWLDKLTDLAAIPGDEQVVKEALGKVTKTAGFEGYAYINIQPSHASALSSYHPEWQAEYFRRRFNKLDPVIKRAQTLKRVFVWSSEWDRPRLSPEEQSFFSLAADFGIRSGITIPVRIAHGALAMFTLASSKQAIDIDREIDPVAAAAAVAQLHTRIRFSGPTPTAEEALRLDPKGASYLSWIADGKTMEEVADLEGVKYNSVRVKIEHARKQFNVHTIAHLTATAIRRKLI; this is encoded by the coding sequence ATGCAGCACTGGCTGGACAAGCTGACCGATCTCGCTGCGATTCCTGGCGACGAACAGGTCGTGAAAGAGGCACTGGGCAAGGTCACCAAGACGGCCGGTTTTGAAGGCTACGCCTATATCAACATCCAGCCAAGCCACGCGAGCGCGCTCTCGAGCTACCATCCCGAGTGGCAGGCGGAATACTTCAGGCGCAGGTTCAACAAACTCGACCCGGTCATCAAGCGAGCGCAAACACTGAAGCGGGTATTCGTCTGGAGCAGCGAATGGGATAGACCACGGCTTTCTCCAGAGGAGCAGTCGTTCTTCTCGCTTGCAGCCGACTTCGGCATCCGCTCGGGCATCACAATTCCTGTTAGAATCGCACACGGCGCGCTGGCTATGTTCACACTTGCCTCGTCGAAGCAGGCAATCGACATCGATCGTGAGATTGATCCGGTCGCGGCAGCCGCAGCTGTCGCGCAGCTCCATACGCGCATTCGGTTTTCCGGCCCGACCCCAACGGCCGAAGAGGCGTTGCGCCTTGATCCTAAGGGAGCCAGCTATCTGAGCTGGATCGCTGATGGCAAGACGATGGAGGAGGTCGCAGATCTTGAAGGCGTCAAATACAACAGCGTGCGCGTTAAAATCGAACATGCCCGCAAGCAATTCAACGTGCACACCATAGCGCACCTGACGGCAACCGCGATCCGGAGGAAGCTGATCTGA
- a CDS encoding ABC transporter substrate-binding protein, with product MMISRRDLIKLSVTAGAALSLPSVLRAQTAQADGTVRMAIGLAAIFDPILTTSGDTYTHAIAIYDTLFGVDSNLVPQPQMVNKWEVSDDKKAYTFELRDGLQFHDGSPVTAADCVASIRRWGQADSGGKLLMERATQISPKDDKSFVIVLKEPLGVLIDILAAPGGLFLAIMREQDAKLPATEQVTANIGSGPFKFNHDLASPGVSFVYDRNEKYVPREEAPDGFAGGKVVMVDRVILQNIKDQQTALAALQAGEIDFMASPPYDLLPIIESDPGLGLEVLNRAGNNLFLRMNCLQKPFDNVKARRAMLHLVDQEAILQAAIGDARYTRPVISLFGITRYTNDENTGWFKKGGDPEKAKQLFKESGYSGEKVVILDPTDDAVVDHAAQLLANQLQKIGVNAELAPSDWGGVVKRRSDKSSVADGGWSILVSSWSGVALGDPIGTPFFQANGNKAWYGWPQDDKYESLRSQWPDAGGFDERMSLARQMQSRWWDFVGAVMLGNFVQPIARSKALTGMVGVPKVVVALWNMEKA from the coding sequence ATGATGATTTCTAGACGCGACCTCATTAAGTTAAGCGTTACCGCCGGAGCGGCTTTATCGCTCCCGTCGGTCCTGCGGGCGCAGACGGCGCAAGCTGATGGGACGGTTCGGATGGCGATTGGCCTTGCCGCCATTTTCGACCCTATCTTGACGACGTCTGGTGATACCTACACGCACGCGATAGCGATTTACGACACCTTGTTCGGAGTCGACTCTAATCTCGTGCCGCAGCCTCAGATGGTTAATAAGTGGGAGGTTTCGGACGACAAGAAGGCTTATACATTCGAACTTCGAGATGGTCTGCAGTTTCACGATGGTAGCCCTGTTACTGCAGCGGACTGCGTTGCCTCGATTCGACGTTGGGGACAAGCGGATTCCGGTGGAAAGCTATTGATGGAACGCGCCACGCAGATATCTCCAAAGGATGACAAGAGCTTTGTCATTGTGCTTAAGGAGCCTCTGGGAGTTCTTATCGATATACTGGCTGCACCAGGCGGCCTCTTTCTCGCAATTATGCGCGAACAGGATGCAAAACTTCCCGCGACTGAACAGGTAACCGCCAATATTGGTTCTGGACCGTTCAAGTTTAACCATGACCTTGCCAGTCCTGGCGTTTCTTTCGTTTACGACCGCAATGAAAAATACGTGCCTCGCGAGGAGGCTCCTGATGGCTTCGCCGGCGGCAAGGTAGTGATGGTCGACAGGGTCATTCTCCAGAATATCAAGGATCAGCAGACTGCTCTGGCGGCATTGCAGGCCGGAGAGATAGATTTCATGGCAAGCCCGCCGTACGATCTCTTGCCAATTATTGAGAGCGATCCGGGTCTTGGACTGGAGGTATTGAACAGGGCTGGCAACAACCTGTTCCTACGGATGAACTGCCTGCAGAAACCATTCGACAACGTTAAGGCTCGCCGGGCGATGCTTCACCTCGTCGATCAGGAAGCAATCTTGCAAGCTGCCATTGGCGACGCAAGATACACCCGCCCCGTGATTTCTCTATTCGGAATAACACGATACACGAATGACGAAAATACAGGTTGGTTCAAGAAGGGGGGCGACCCGGAGAAAGCTAAACAACTTTTCAAGGAATCCGGATACTCTGGGGAAAAGGTGGTCATCCTTGATCCTACGGACGATGCAGTAGTCGACCATGCGGCGCAATTGCTTGCAAACCAACTGCAGAAGATTGGCGTCAATGCCGAGCTAGCGCCAAGTGATTGGGGTGGGGTCGTAAAGCGCCGATCTGACAAGAGTTCGGTTGCGGACGGCGGCTGGAGCATCTTGGTATCATCCTGGTCCGGCGTCGCTCTCGGTGATCCCATTGGCACTCCTTTTTTTCAGGCGAATGGTAACAAAGCATGGTACGGCTGGCCGCAAGACGACAAATATGAAAGTCTTCGAAGCCAATGGCCCGATGCCGGAGGGTTCGATGAGCGCATGTCGCTCGCGCGCCAGATGCAAAGCCGTTGGTGGGACTTCGTCGGCGCCGTTATGCTTGGCAACTTTGTGCAGCCCATTGCGCGAAGCAAGGCGCTAACAGGTATGGTCGGAGTACCTAAGGTCGTCGTTGCGTTGTGGAACATGGAGAAGGCTTGA